In Anopheles arabiensis isolate DONGOLA chromosome 2, AaraD3, whole genome shotgun sequence, the genomic window CTACCGATCATTTTGCGTCATCAAAATCCCAATATGTTTTACCTAAGACTCGATAGATCATGCTTCAGCACCGGCTCGTCGCCAAACTTCATCAGCGACCGGATCGCGGTCGGTGCGGTATAAAACTGCGACACCTTGTACTTGTCGATGATCTCCCAGTACCGGTCCGTGTCCGGGAAGAACGGTGTGCCCTCGAACATGACCGAGGTGGCACCGTTAGCGAGCGGACCGTACAGCACGTACGTGTGGCCCGTAATCCAACCGATGTCGGCCGTGCACCAGTAGATATCGTTCGGCTTGTAGTCGAACACGATCTTGAAGGTCGTGGCCGCGTACAGCAGGTAGCCGGCGGTCGTATGCAGCACACCCTTCGGTTTGCCGGTCGAGCCGCTGGTGTACAGCATAAACAGTGGGTCCTCGGCCGACATCCACTCCGGGTAGCAGGCCGGTTCGGCGTCCTCCATCTCCTGGTGCCACCAAAAGTCGCGTCCATCTCTCCATGGGGTCTACAACGACACACAAAACAGTGGAGTTATTTAATACTGTCTGCTACAGAGACCcgcccaaaaaaaaccttacatCGAACGAACCGTCCCAGTCCTCCTTGCCCGGCGTGACCCGGTTAATGTGCGACACGACAATGCACGTCTGCACGTGGTGGCCGAGCTCTTCCGCCTTGTCCATCGCGGTATCACAGATGTCCTTCAGGTGCAGGATCTTCTCGCCCCGCCAGGCACCGTCGGCCGTGATCAGCACCTTCGCCTGGCAGTCGTGCATGCGCTCGGCGAGCGAATCGGACGAGAAACCGGCAAACTGCAGTCGAGGCAAAGTTTGGAAAGGGAAATTGGAACAGATTGTAGTTCaagtttgctttgctttggtttggtttaGTTTCCCTTTCTTACCACAATCGAGTGAACGGCACCGATGCGTGCACAGGCCAGCATTGCAACCGGCAGCTCCATGGTCATGGGCATGTAGATCGACACCCGGTCACCCTTCTGGACGCCGTGGCTCTTTAGCACGTTCGCGAACCGGCATACCTCCTCGAGCAGCTTCCTGTACGTCAGCCGGCTGTAGTCATCGGGATGATTGCCTTCCCTAATAAGAtggagaaacagagagagagagagagagagagagagagagagttaaaAGAGACATATATGCAGAACAGCTGGTGGTCATGTGGTATGATGAGAAAGGTTCGTTCCGGTTCCGACTGGTCACGATGTCGTTGAGAAGGGAAACTCCCTCACTGCACCGGAGAGGTCACTCCAGCTGATCAGGAATGATAATTCTCCCACTTTTGAGGCCGGTTCCATGTCCCGTCGACCTTCCCGCCAGTGAACGTCGGCTGGATCGGACATTCACTCTGTTTGACAAGCGAAGAGTGGCGTCAATTGTCAATCGTACTGTTTCCACCACGTTTGTTTAGCTTCGCCTTCCGTAAGGTGAAGTGGTTCTGTTAGGTTCTGCCTACTGCCTTACCTAGGTCATTTATGCAAAACAAGAACGGCGTGAGCGGCGCGCTGTTTGACGTCAACGACACCTTTTGCCCAAATGGGCCCATTCGTCGTACTTGAGAATCGTACATTGAACGTAGTTGGAGCAATTTGACTTAacagaaacacaacaaacgtACTGGTATGTCTAATCATTGCAAAACTCCCGCTTTCCTATACCTTAGACACGGCTCTAACTTTCAAACAAACGTGATCATGCGTTTATTGGAGGTCATAAAAGAAAGTCAAAGCTACCTCACTAGCGTTTTGATTGTGCCGCTGCTCCTCTTCATCGTCCACTACCTATTACGGGTGTAATCTCAGGTCAGCCAAGGTTGACGGCGAAGGCAATTGGTAACAGTGTatgagcaacaacaaaaaaagtaggCGCTCGCTACTTCCCGAACTGCATGTCGTATGATTTAACAATTAATAGATAATGGACAGATAACgcgctttttgcttttttttttggattgtGCTCACGGGGGACGGGGGAAATCGCACAAATTGGCCACAATCACGTAAGCCCAACACATTCACGGTGTGCATGCTAGGCGTGCTTTGGTCCGCTCGATTACATCCACCGACAAGCGCTATTAAATAAATCACAACATCTGCGctttacaacacaaaaaaacgtgtCTGGAAGTGATGAATTGTTAGTAACAAACCCCTCCGCTTAACAATACCCTAATAGTACGTGTTTCTTTAATGAGCTTCCATGATGCAAAAATCTAATATCCTCGCAACATCTTACTTACAAAACAGAACCATCAAAAATGGGGCGTTTTGTTAGAAGGCAGTCAACAAACAGCGGCGGGCGGTGGTAGCCCAGAAACCACTCGTGTACTTGCATTACGGAAGTAAGGGCATGCACTTGATTTGGACATGCCTGAGTGGGCACTTGGGCGCATTATCATTCTTCTTGCATTTTCCCTTTGTCACGTGCTTGATTCGCTGTTCGCGTGCTTTTGCTCTTGCTGGGAGcaagaaaagagaagagaagagaaggCTGCCGGCCCcaaacgttgctgctgctgctgcttgatgtTTTGCCGATGGCGTTACAGGCGCGCGCGTGCTCTCCTTCGTTTGTCCCTGTGACGCGCACTTTGCAGCATGACCTTGTGCCTTAGAGAATTCTTTTTGCACGCTTTGAAATTAGAAGAAGCGGAAAAAACAACTCCCCTATATCCAACACACCGTCAGTGAAGATGCTGAAAGCTTGGCAAGCATTCAAGCGTGAAGCATTCAATTAACTCCACACGATCAACAAATAGTAAAGCTCACACTACGGATGACGCAAAAATGGCCAAACCAGCTACCAATGTTGACAGGGGGTTGTATGCCGTTTTTTCTGATTTTATCGTTGCAAAATTTGAAGCTTTACGTAACTCGCTGGATATGACAAGTACCCCCGATTGGTCCACGGACTGTACGCGCGTCAATAGCTCATAAAATCTTCAAACCGCACACTCGAACGCCGTCGTGGCCGTCGTCACTCAACGTCAGCGACAGTCGGCTCATAATCGGGCATGTTAACAAATTGAGCCCGCCTTTCCCTGCCTCATGGGTAATGGATGAGGCTGTGGCTGACTTCAATCGATCGGTGTCGAGCCTTTGGATGGTTTTATTTACTTTGACAATCAGctctggcagcagcagcgggagtAGACAGCGTGCGGACGTGCGCATTGGGAGCAGACACTCTTTTTGTGGCGTTCTTGATAAAGTGGAATGACTAAACAGACAGCGAGGAATGGGAACGGAAGAGAGATTTGGATTTAAGTGCGTGCCCATAGATCACGAGGGACAAGTGGGGCAGGTTCTATGTTTAATGTTCGTTCCCTTCACCTGTTGATTGTATCTTGTAGGCTAGTAGGCAACCTCTCCCTTCCGATCGTGTTCTTTCGATGGTCACTGAGTGGCTCTCAACTGTGTTCAacatgtttgtttcttttttccccttcttctATCTGTAGAATGCAGCTGCAACCGGATGCGATGCAGCTAAGAATCGTGCCGAATGGCAAAAGCATTGCGTTGCCCGAGTGTTTCGAGGTCGTCTCTCGGGGCGATTGTTCTTGCCAGATGTTCTCGCAATTCGACCGGTTAAGGAGGTAATGTCCAATCTCTAGCTAGCCTCAACGAGCTGAAAGTTCTGTTAAAAACAATCTGCGAAATGTTAAACACTGGTAAAGGCGCTATTTTTAAATCCGCTTGTCCTTCAATATTCTAGCCCCGTGTCTGGATAGGTACTGGGGCACTATTTTTATCTCGTTCCCTACTCATGCAAGTGAGGTCGGGCGGAGATTTTGGACAAGAATTGTGAAGTACTACAACACGCAGCAGAGGGGGGGAACCTTGCTTCTAGAATGTCCGGAAGCTTTCAAACCTACATTTGGATTGGATGTGGAGCACACAGTTCATGCCATTACTACCACCAcatatcaccaccaccacctatcTTGCTTGTATGTTGATATAGTGACAGTAGTaacagtagtagtggtagtagtaccTGAACAAGTACACTTTTCCCGGCACGTTTGGAGGAGGTGTCTTTGACTTGAACTTTTGCTTCCTGCTCCCCATCGCTCTCCTGCAGGTGGTGCGCAGCAGTTCAAACGACTACCGTTCGGGGTTTTAAACTGTGGGGCCTGGGCTCTATTACACAGGCAGAACACACCACAGGACCAGAGCTCACACGCTTAACCTCGCGGTGTGGAGGAGAAGCGAATTAAATCGACCTGAATTAACACTCGCCGTTCCTTCCATTATTCATCGTTCCCGTGGACCCGTGCGGTCAAACCGCGCCTCGATACTGAGCGGCACTCGGTTCGATAACTTCACCGGCGACCACTTTGGAGAAGTGCTGCGTCCGGAGCGGGTGCAAAGACGTGCATCGAAGATATCTCGCCAAAATTCTACGTCAATATCTAGAGCTTCTTGGGACGATCCAGAGTACGACCAGGTCGGTCGGTTGCACCTAGAATGGTCAAACAAACGTGCTAATACGTAAttccacgaaaaaaaaccccaaaagaGCCTACGCAAAGtggagaaacacacacagagatacGACAAATGGTATGAAAAAATCGATGAATCAAATTGACGTAAGCCCCCCTCTGCGTACTGCTGCAGGTGTTGCTCTCTTTCGTCCTGCACCGTAGGGGCGCCTCGTTCTTTTCCTGCGGTTTTTGCTTCCCAGTCCACCCAGTTCCGACCTTCGATTCTTTCTCCCCCGTCCCACGTGCTGGTGACCTTCTTCTATtcgagtgtgttgtgtgcccACAACATTCGCGCTCCTGCTCCATAACACCCTCTGCGCACATCCTTTGCGTACACTGCGATTGGAGGGAGGGTTTGGAAGGACTCCCTAACAAAGCACCTCTCTCCCATTGGCCCCATTCCTTTATTTATTGCCATCTCATTCGTTCGTTTCTGGTTTCTGGAGCAGCGTTGCATCTCACTCGTCAAAACTGCATGTAAACTCCCCgccctctccccctcccccctctcatCTGGCTGCAGGATTACACCAAAGGTTACATAACGTCACGAGGATAGCTTCCCAAGGCAGAGCCTACTTCCTTACCAGTAGTAAGCGACGGTATCGCCCAGCCCGTTCTTCACGTTGCGATCCAGCAAGTTGTAGCAAATGTTGGTCGAGGCACCCTCCATCCACTTCACGTAGATAGGGCCCTTCGAGATGTCGAAGTTGTACGAGAAGAAGTTCTTCGGATCGTACGGCGTCTCCCAGTGGAACTGCTTGGCCACATTGGCCCAGAACTGGCCCGGATTCTCCAGCGACTGCTGGTAAAACTCGCGGTACTGCTGCATACTGTTGATGTACGCCTTGCTGGCGACATCCGGATGGGGGTTGAAAATCTTCTCCGGTTCCGACGGCATGGTggtggctttgtttttgttgcactgGGTCACAAACTCACAACTATGGAATGCTCCACAAAAATCCACTCCGATGGGTCTGTTTTTTTacggtttcttttcttttttatgaacACAGCAATGAACGGACACAGGATACGACCGTTCACACGACGTCACGCGCGTGTTTGCTGGGTTTCCTTTCACTAACCGAACCAAACGACTAGCTGCTACTGCTGAACCGTTCGTCAGCGTTGTTGCAAAAATTCGTTCCACACGGAGAGAgaattttccacttttccactcacacactcacactccgAAGCACCGAAGAGTAGTAGGCCGTGGTTGGGAGTTGGACCGGAGGGGACGGGGTGTACAACACACGAGCGCAGTGTTATTCGGTCTCAGACAGCGCGCATATGATTTCTGTCACTGGGTACTTGGATGAGGATGGGGTAGGCTTGGCGGGGGGGTCAATTTTTGacgagttttgttttcccgtttttcacttttctctcgctctcacgaaAATCCGTACGTACGATTTTCACCCAAAGAGCGAGATAGGGAGAGGGGATCCCTTTTCCACTGGTTTATCACT contains:
- the LOC120893403 gene encoding acetyl-coenzyme A synthetase, producing the protein MPSEPEKIFNPHPDVASKAYINSMQQYREFYQQSLENPGQFWANVAKQFHWETPYDPKNFFSYNFDISKGPIYVKWMEGASTNICYNLLDRNVKNGLGDTVAYYWEGNHPDDYSRLTYRKLLEEVCRFANVLKSHGVQKGDRVSIYMPMTMELPVAMLACARIGAVHSIVFAGFSSDSLAERMHDCQAKVLITADGAWRGEKILHLKDICDTAMDKAEELGHHVQTCIVVSHINRVTPGKEDWDGSFDTPWRDGRDFWWHQEMEDAEPACYPEWMSAEDPLFMLYTSGSTGKPKGVLHTTAGYLLYAATTFKIVFDYKPNDIYWCTADIGWITGHTYVLYGPLANGATSVMFEGTPFFPDTDRYWEIIDKYKVSQFYTAPTAIRSLMKFGDEPVLKHDLSSLRVLGSVGEPINPEAWLWYYRVIGKERCSIVDTFWQTETGGHVITPLPGATPMKPGSASFPFFGVKPTLLDESGTEITGEGEGYLVFSQPWPGMMRTLFNNHPRYESTYFSKFNGYYCTGDGARRDADGYFWVTGRVDDMLNVSGHLMSTSEVESVLTEHPRVSEAAVVSRPHPVKGECLYCFITPNQNEAFDKTLISELKVLVRERIGPFAQPDVIQHAPGLPKTRSGKIMRRVLRKVAVNDRDVGDTSTLADEAIIEQLFANRPAH